One Pseudomonadota bacterium genomic window carries:
- a CDS encoding sigma-54 dependent transcriptional regulator, with amino-acid sequence MSSILVIDDDDQLRKSFQKLLAEEGYCVVGAASGEAGLSEVRNQAPDIVILDMRLPGMNGLETFKAIHKIEPKLPVIIMTAFGTTETAIEATKLGAFDYILKPFDIPGMLSLIEQAINASRFMRSPVDVDAITDKASRDAIVGRSSVMQELYKAIGRVSPTDATVLVRGESGTGKELVVRALYQYSLRADKPFLVINCVAIPENLLESELFGYEKGAFTGAAHRKVGKIEQAHNGTIFLDEIGDMPLNLQAKMLRLIQEKKIERVGGLVNINTDVRIIAATNRDLEKAILDGRFREDLYYRLKVVTIQLPSLRERENDIPVLTDYFLTKYSNEKGIKNPGINDEAKTLLSSYSWPGNVRELENTVQKALIFNRGVPLSADDISQVICEKPHSDGSKKDMGDEAMRQWLRKELKTRDAENLFDSFMDEFSSILISEALNICNGNRSKAAKLLGLSRPTLHSRIEKHNIVMETFAREDN; translated from the coding sequence TTGAGCTCTATTCTTGTTATTGATGATGATGATCAGCTCCGCAAAAGTTTTCAAAAACTTCTGGCTGAAGAAGGCTATTGTGTAGTTGGAGCTGCTTCCGGTGAAGCCGGTTTAAGTGAAGTCAGGAATCAGGCTCCTGATATTGTAATTCTTGATATGCGTCTGCCTGGCATGAACGGACTTGAAACATTTAAGGCAATACATAAAATTGAGCCAAAACTTCCGGTTATAATAATGACCGCCTTCGGAACAACGGAAACAGCTATCGAAGCAACAAAACTGGGAGCATTTGACTACATCCTTAAGCCCTTTGACATACCTGGAATGCTCTCTCTTATTGAACAGGCCATAAATGCAAGCCGTTTTATGCGTTCTCCTGTTGATGTGGACGCAATTACCGATAAAGCATCAAGAGATGCGATAGTCGGACGTAGCAGTGTAATGCAGGAACTCTACAAAGCAATAGGGAGGGTATCCCCAACCGATGCTACTGTTTTGGTGCGGGGTGAATCCGGAACCGGAAAGGAATTGGTTGTAAGAGCTTTATATCAGTATAGCCTGAGGGCTGATAAACCCTTTCTTGTAATAAACTGTGTTGCCATTCCGGAGAATCTGCTTGAAAGTGAACTGTTCGGTTATGAGAAAGGCGCCTTTACCGGCGCAGCTCATCGCAAGGTGGGAAAGATTGAACAGGCTCATAATGGAACAATTTTTCTGGATGAAATCGGGGATATGCCTTTAAATCTTCAGGCAAAAATGTTGAGACTTATACAGGAAAAAAAAATTGAGCGCGTCGGCGGCCTTGTTAATATTAATACCGATGTCCGAATCATTGCAGCTACAAACAGAGACCTTGAAAAGGCGATTCTTGACGGAAGATTTAGAGAGGATCTCTATTATCGCTTGAAAGTAGTTACGATTCAGCTTCCTTCCTTAAGAGAAAGGGAAAATGATATACCTGTTTTAACGGATTATTTTCTCACAAAATATTCTAATGAAAAAGGCATTAAAAACCCCGGAATAAATGATGAGGCAAAAACTTTGCTTTCGTCATATTCGTGGCCAGGTAATGTACGTGAACTTGAAAACACTGTACAAAAAGCTCTGATATTTAACCGGGGAGTGCCCTTATCCGCTGATGATATTTCCCAGGTTATCTGTGAAAAACCTCATTCGGACGGATCAAAGAAGGATATGGGCGATGAAGCCATGAGGCAATGGCTTAGAAAAGAATTGAAAACCCGCGATGCTGAAAATCTTTTTGACAGCTTCATGGATGAATTCTCGTCTATATTAATAAGTGAAGCCTTAAATATATGTAATGGAAACCGCTCAAAGGCTGCCAAACTTTTAGGCCTCTCCCGTCCCACACTTCATTCAAGAATTGAAAAACACAACATAGTCATGGAAACATTTGCCCGGGAAGATAATTAA
- a CDS encoding MCP four helix bundle domain-containing protein: MKNNLSLRIRIYAILISLIIITILGGSVMFWYTFRIESALTHLVEKDIVALQSAEELEMAIISQKGFVTYYFLDNDPEWLRQLGEYRQIFKKKLEEVKLISENESQKKIIENIEKEYGIYIGLKDRVISYYIAGKRKEGAKLHKDVRNQFTKIIELCDEYKIVHVNRVALAKENSHNEAIQLRYFAVSALIMSTFLIIMMGVLLVKGILKPIYRLAMEAGREGNTGSAHDEIAVLVKNVRDLINDFDLTHFELEKSREHLQQSEKMALVGKLAAGMAHSIRNPFTSVKMRLFSLERSKNLTETQQDDIKVISDEIRQMDTIVQNFLEFSRPPKLKMQKISPSLVVDLAIQLLEHRIKSYDVTVNIVREKNLPEIDIDPEQLKEVIVNLMINSCEAMIRGGLITIYEYEDIDTAIGKAVVLKFSDNGPGIPKSFIAKIMEPFFTTKEEGTGLGLSIVTRIIEEHGGRIDVESKKREGAAFIITLPAKDKSKGKSI; the protein is encoded by the coding sequence ATGAAAAATAATTTAAGTCTCCGTATAAGAATATACGCAATACTGATATCGCTCATAATAATTACAATTCTTGGCGGTTCCGTTATGTTTTGGTATACTTTCAGAATAGAAAGTGCCTTAACGCATTTGGTTGAAAAAGATATAGTTGCGTTGCAATCAGCTGAAGAACTTGAAATGGCTATAATAAGTCAGAAGGGTTTTGTAACCTATTATTTTCTCGATAATGATCCGGAATGGCTGAGACAGTTGGGTGAATACAGACAGATATTTAAGAAGAAACTCGAAGAAGTAAAACTCATATCCGAAAATGAATCTCAAAAAAAGATTATCGAAAATATAGAAAAGGAATACGGTATCTATATAGGATTGAAAGACCGTGTTATCTCTTATTATATTGCAGGTAAGCGTAAAGAAGGGGCAAAGCTTCATAAAGATGTACGAAATCAATTTACCAAGATTATCGAACTTTGTGATGAATATAAGATTGTTCATGTAAACAGGGTTGCCCTTGCCAAGGAAAATAGTCATAATGAAGCTATTCAATTAAGATATTTTGCCGTAAGTGCTCTTATTATGAGCACATTTCTTATTATCATGATGGGGGTTCTTCTTGTTAAAGGCATTCTAAAGCCTATTTACCGTTTGGCTATGGAAGCAGGCCGGGAAGGTAATACAGGAAGTGCGCATGATGAAATCGCAGTGCTTGTTAAAAATGTAAGAGATCTGATCAATGATTTCGACCTTACACATTTTGAACTGGAAAAAAGTCGTGAACATTTACAGCAGTCTGAGAAGATGGCCCTGGTAGGAAAACTTGCCGCGGGAATGGCACACAGCATAAGAAATCCTTTTACATCCGTAAAAATGCGGCTTTTTTCGCTTGAACGTTCCAAAAACCTTACAGAAACACAGCAAGATGACATTAAGGTGATATCTGATGAAATACGCCAGATGGATACCATAGTTCAGAACTTTCTTGAATTTTCAAGGCCGCCAAAACTGAAGATGCAAAAAATCAGCCCCTCTCTTGTAGTAGATCTTGCAATACAACTGCTCGAACATCGTATTAAATCATATGATGTTACAGTAAATATTGTAAGAGAAAAAAATCTTCCTGAAATAGATATTGATCCTGAACAACTAAAAGAAGTAATAGTCAATCTGATGATCAATTCCTGCGAAGCAATGATAAGAGGCGGTTTAATAACAATTTATGAATATGAGGATATTGATACTGCAATAGGTAAAGCTGTCGTGTTAAAATTTAGTGATAATGGCCCAGGAATTCCAAAATCTTTTATTGCAAAAATTATGGAGCCTTTTTTTACAACCAAGGAAGAGGGAACAGGGCTTGGGCTTAGTATAGTAACCAGAATAATTGAAGAACATGGCGGTCGTATTGATGTTGAATCAAAGAAACGGGAGGGCGCGGCTTTTATAATTACTCTTCCTGCAAAAGACAAAAGTAAAGGAAAAAGCATTTGA
- a CDS encoding response regulator: MNNIRLLLVDDEEDFRITLTARLKRRNIDVVDVSSGEKAIELIRNNKFDVVIVDIKMPGIDGIETLRYLKRIDPLLEVILLTGHASVEAGIEGIKLGAYDYIVKPCNLNDLLSKVEDAHRRRHIEEERIREK; encoded by the coding sequence ATGAATAATATACGCCTTTTACTGGTGGATGATGAGGAAGATTTCAGAATAACACTGACAGCGAGATTAAAAAGGAGAAATATTGATGTTGTCGATGTTAGTAGCGGTGAAAAAGCAATAGAATTAATCAGAAATAATAAATTCGATGTAGTCATAGTTGATATTAAGATGCCTGGTATTGATGGAATAGAAACCTTAAGATATTTAAAAAGGATAGACCCGCTATTAGAGGTAATACTTCTTACCGGACATGCTTCGGTGGAGGCAGGCATAGAGGGGATAAAATTGGGAGCTTATGACTATATTGTCAAGCCGTGTAATTTAAATGATCTTTTATCCAAAGTTGAGGATGCTCATCGTCGAAGGCATATAGAGGAAGAACGCATTCGGGAAAAATAA
- a CDS encoding phosphoenolpyruvate synthase, with protein sequence MFKKLKLFYREKTSKSNHERDNISDLFRYKYSCFKMLLDSNSEFLKIISDIEEKLIGQQVFGMSYIRSRSGKAIFHALRMVKNLDDLSGHRYSLLFDMVEKININIKEILKKKKEDFPAEFILPYSMINSEMTDWVGGKNANLGEVYNKVCLPIPRGFAITTRAFKLFMLKTDLLDKISKKKMEIDPDDPETIKTISEDICSLILSSKVPPELEKAINLAYAQLAETASDVNPLKPSLRVAMRSSAIGEDGEHSSAGQYLSRLNVPGSQLIQSYKEIAASLYTPQAITYRLNKGIRDEDIGMSVACLQMVDSVSSGVMYSGNPLNLLEKNIIITAVLGLGPYAVGGIVTPDRYLVDNDGRVIEADISYKTVKLVSNPDDGLMETDVSDELRHKPCLSPEEISILAGYATKLEKHFGCSQDIEWALAPDGNLLILQSRPLHAEQYGKTIPITPVFTQYPLLIEKGMSVSGGVGSGPAFIVASDEDLLNFPDGSVLIARHSSPKLVMAMKKTRAIITDIGNIAGHMASLAREFGVPTIVNAYDATTRIPSGMEITVDAYSGRVYQGRVHELEPFQNKGKFPMKDTPVYKILREVSDWIIPLNLTDARSPNFTPDSCKSLHDISRLAHEFSYTEMFQLSDFVCEKNGIAFKLKSNIPLDLYVIDIGGGFTETNTDHKNVTPDKIASIPFKALLGGMIHEDFQKEHLRPVEFKGFLSVMKEQMLSPPSQVERFGDRSYAIISDKYLNFSSRVGYHYGVLDSYCSQTVNMNYISFSFKGGAADDIRRNRRARTIAIILKSNDFAVEVTGDKVSARYQKHESALIEQKLDIIGRLLLFTRQMDMLMTNEASVEALAKNFMVEKYTF encoded by the coding sequence ATGTTTAAAAAGCTTAAGTTATTTTACAGAGAAAAAACATCCAAAAGCAATCATGAAAGAGATAATATATCTGATCTCTTCAGATATAAATATTCCTGCTTTAAAATGCTCTTGGATTCAAACTCCGAATTTTTAAAAATAATAAGTGACATTGAGGAAAAACTTATAGGACAGCAGGTATTTGGCATGTCGTATATAAGATCAAGATCAGGCAAGGCAATTTTCCATGCTCTAAGGATGGTAAAAAACCTGGATGATCTTTCCGGCCATCGATATTCTTTACTTTTTGATATGGTTGAAAAAATAAATATAAATATTAAAGAAATTCTCAAGAAAAAAAAGGAGGATTTCCCTGCTGAATTTATTTTACCTTATTCAATGATAAATTCGGAGATGACTGACTGGGTGGGAGGTAAAAACGCCAATCTTGGCGAAGTATATAACAAAGTTTGTCTTCCTATACCACGCGGATTTGCCATCACCACACGGGCTTTTAAATTATTTATGCTGAAAACTGATCTATTGGACAAAATCAGCAAAAAAAAGATGGAGATCGACCCTGATGATCCTGAAACAATAAAAACCATCAGCGAGGACATTTGCAGTTTGATATTATCATCTAAGGTGCCTCCTGAACTGGAAAAAGCTATAAATCTTGCCTATGCACAACTTGCAGAAACTGCTTCTGATGTAAACCCTTTGAAACCTTCGTTAAGGGTGGCAATGAGAAGCAGCGCAATAGGAGAAGATGGAGAACATTCATCTGCAGGTCAATATCTGTCCAGATTAAATGTGCCGGGAAGCCAGCTGATTCAGTCATACAAGGAAATTGCAGCAAGTCTTTATACACCACAGGCTATTACCTACCGCCTCAATAAAGGAATAAGAGATGAAGACATCGGCATGAGCGTAGCCTGTCTTCAGATGGTGGATTCTGTTTCAAGCGGTGTTATGTATTCAGGAAATCCTCTCAATCTGCTGGAAAAAAATATTATCATCACTGCTGTATTGGGGCTGGGGCCTTATGCTGTTGGAGGAATTGTAACTCCTGACAGATACCTTGTGGATAATGATGGCCGGGTAATTGAAGCGGATATTTCTTATAAGACCGTTAAACTAGTCAGTAATCCTGATGATGGATTAATGGAAACCGATGTTTCGGATGAACTTCGCCACAAACCCTGCCTATCACCAGAAGAAATAAGTATACTTGCAGGATATGCCACAAAACTCGAAAAACATTTCGGGTGCTCTCAGGATATAGAGTGGGCTCTTGCTCCTGACGGTAATCTTCTTATCCTTCAAAGCCGACCATTACATGCCGAACAATATGGAAAGACTATTCCTATAACGCCTGTATTTACTCAATACCCTCTTTTGATAGAAAAAGGCATGAGCGTTTCAGGCGGGGTAGGTTCAGGGCCTGCTTTTATAGTTGCTTCAGATGAAGATCTCTTGAATTTCCCGGATGGATCGGTTCTTATAGCAAGACATTCTTCCCCTAAGCTTGTCATGGCTATGAAAAAAACCCGGGCTATAATAACCGATATCGGCAACATAGCCGGGCATATGGCCTCTCTTGCCAGGGAATTTGGTGTTCCTACAATTGTAAACGCCTATGATGCAACCACCAGGATACCGTCCGGCATGGAAATTACCGTAGATGCCTACTCAGGAAGGGTATATCAGGGAAGGGTACATGAATTGGAGCCATTTCAGAATAAAGGCAAATTCCCCATGAAGGACACGCCGGTGTACAAGATTTTAAGAGAAGTAAGCGACTGGATAATTCCTCTGAATCTCACGGATGCAAGATCGCCAAATTTTACACCTGATTCATGCAAATCTCTTCATGACATAAGTCGCCTTGCTCACGAATTCTCCTACACTGAGATGTTTCAACTCAGTGACTTTGTCTGCGAAAAAAATGGAATAGCTTTTAAACTTAAGAGCAATATTCCGCTTGATCTTTATGTTATTGATATAGGTGGCGGCTTTACCGAAACGAATACGGATCATAAGAATGTAACTCCCGACAAGATAGCTTCAATTCCTTTTAAAGCGCTGCTTGGAGGAATGATACATGAAGATTTTCAAAAAGAGCATTTGCGCCCTGTGGAATTCAAAGGCTTTTTATCCGTGATGAAAGAACAGATGCTTTCTCCTCCTTCTCAGGTTGAAAGGTTCGGTGACCGAAGCTACGCCATAATTTCAGATAAATATCTTAATTTCAGTTCGCGTGTGGGTTATCACTATGGTGTCCTTGATTCCTATTGCTCCCAGACAGTTAATATGAACTATATTTCATTTTCGTTTAAGGGCGGAGCCGCCGATGATATAAGGAGAAACAGACGAGCAAGGACTATCGCAATAATCCTTAAGTCAAACGATTTTGCCGTAGAAGTCACAGGAGATAAGGTCAGCGCGCGATATCAGAAGCACGAAAGCGCTCTCATTGAACAAAAGCTTGATATAATCGGGCGTCTCTTACTGTTCACACGACAAATGGATATGCTTATGACAAATGAGGCAAGCGTAGAAGCATTGGCCAAAAACTTTATGGTTGAAAAATATACGTTTTGA
- a CDS encoding cation:proton antiporter, with amino-acid sequence MGIAADIIIIVLAALVGALIAQKFKQPLILGYILAGVVVGPYTGGITVGDIHEIELLAEIGVALLLFALGLEFSLSELKPVRNIALFGTPVQILLSIGLGFCLGKYLGWSSASALWFGALISLSSTMVTLKTLMSRGLVGTLSSRVMIGMLIVQDLAVIPMMIILPQLSNPEAGLPLLVIAVIKSGIFLVVMLYLGRKVLPWLLSHVAQWNSRELFILSITAIGLGVGYATYLFGLSFAFGAFVAGMVLSESDYGHQALSDIIPLRDIFGLLFFTSVGMLLDPVFLLENWDKILSLVIVIAVFKGTTFSLLAMLFRYINIVPIAVGLGLFQVGEFAFVLARLGLETKAIDQNMYSLVLAVSVLSMVLTPFASSLAAPLYKLKKRLFKYEPLQTENIPHSGLKDHVVIAGGGRVGQHIAQILTQLNLPFVIIELNYQRMLECKAAKYPIIYGDMSQSTVTDVSKIHAARLLLITTPSVVTSQSIVEQALRFRPELHIIVRAIGADHARKLYESGVYMAVLPEMEAGLEIARQALLHLEIPVAVIQQYTDAVRQKIYAPIYQSNSDHRLLAKFDNIKNMLEISWVTLAPGSPLVSKSIKDAAVRARTGASIVGIIKEKVFFSNPKADYSFQEGDLVAIVGNQQERNEFKKIAGV; translated from the coding sequence ATGGGTATAGCCGCAGATATCATAATTATCGTTCTTGCCGCCTTGGTTGGTGCGCTCATTGCGCAAAAATTCAAACAACCGTTGATCTTAGGGTACATACTTGCGGGCGTTGTTGTAGGACCATACACTGGTGGGATTACGGTTGGAGATATTCATGAAATAGAACTATTGGCAGAAATCGGAGTAGCCCTTCTTCTCTTTGCGCTGGGGTTGGAATTTTCTCTCAGCGAGTTAAAACCGGTACGAAACATTGCCCTGTTTGGCACTCCTGTTCAAATTCTGCTTTCCATCGGTCTTGGCTTTTGTCTTGGGAAGTATTTAGGGTGGTCCTCGGCGAGTGCGTTATGGTTTGGGGCATTAATATCACTTTCCAGCACCATGGTAACCCTGAAAACCCTTATGAGCAGGGGGCTTGTGGGAACACTTTCCAGTCGGGTAATGATTGGTATGCTCATTGTTCAGGATTTGGCCGTCATTCCGATGATGATTATCCTCCCTCAACTAAGCAACCCCGAGGCGGGTTTGCCCCTCTTGGTAATTGCCGTAATCAAATCTGGAATCTTCCTGGTGGTGATGCTTTATCTGGGCAGAAAAGTACTTCCATGGTTGCTGTCGCATGTGGCCCAATGGAACTCCAGGGAACTTTTTATTTTATCCATCACCGCCATAGGTCTTGGGGTGGGATATGCCACATACCTTTTCGGGCTTTCTTTTGCTTTCGGCGCTTTTGTTGCCGGTATGGTTTTGAGTGAGTCTGACTATGGTCATCAAGCATTGAGTGATATTATTCCCCTAAGGGATATCTTTGGTCTTTTGTTTTTTACATCGGTCGGCATGCTTCTTGACCCGGTGTTTTTGTTGGAAAACTGGGACAAGATTCTCTCTCTGGTTATTGTCATCGCGGTTTTCAAAGGTACAACATTCTCCTTGCTGGCCATGCTCTTCCGATATATCAATATTGTTCCAATTGCAGTTGGGCTCGGGTTGTTTCAGGTGGGTGAATTTGCGTTTGTACTTGCACGGCTAGGACTTGAAACTAAGGCCATCGACCAGAATATGTATTCACTCGTCCTCGCCGTATCAGTGTTGAGCATGGTGTTAACCCCATTTGCTTCGTCCTTGGCGGCTCCTCTCTATAAATTAAAAAAACGCCTATTCAAGTATGAACCCTTGCAAACAGAAAACATTCCGCATTCAGGACTTAAGGATCATGTCGTCATCGCCGGCGGCGGGCGGGTGGGACAACACATCGCCCAGATCTTGACTCAACTCAATCTCCCTTTTGTCATCATTGAATTAAATTACCAGCGAATGCTTGAATGTAAAGCTGCAAAATATCCGATAATCTATGGCGACATGAGTCAGTCAACAGTGACTGATGTTTCAAAAATACATGCCGCCAGACTTTTGCTCATTACTACCCCTTCAGTTGTTACCTCTCAGTCGATTGTAGAACAGGCTCTTCGTTTTAGACCGGAATTGCATATCATTGTCAGGGCTATTGGCGCTGATCATGCTCGGAAGTTATATGAAAGCGGGGTTTATATGGCGGTTCTGCCAGAGATGGAGGCAGGGCTGGAAATTGCAAGGCAGGCACTTCTCCACCTGGAAATTCCTGTAGCCGTTATTCAGCAATACACCGATGCCGTACGACAAAAAATTTATGCGCCGATTTATCAATCGAATAGTGATCATAGGCTTCTTGCAAAGTTTGATAATATAAAAAATATGTTGGAAATTTCGTGGGTTACTCTTGCACCTGGAAGCCCTCTTGTCAGTAAAAGCATTAAAGATGCTGCTGTTCGTGCCAGAACCGGGGCATCAATTGTAGGGATTATCAAAGAAAAAGTATTTTTTTCCAATCCTAAAGCAGATTATTCTTTTCAAGAAGGGGATCTGGTGGCAATTGTCGGTAATCAGCAAGAACGAAACGAATTTAAAAAAATAGCCGGAGTTTGA
- a CDS encoding Bax inhibitor-1/YccA family protein, with the protein MQQSYPLKGAQTQILVNEFIRSVYNWMGIGLALTGLIAYYVSNDAGLQSLIFGNKLVFFGLIIAELALVFTISARVNKMKASTATAMFIIYAALNGATLSAIFLIYTASSITSTFFVCAATFLACSIYGMVTKRDLTSMGGFMTMGLIGIIIASVANLFIKSSAMSMIISYIGVIVFVGLTAYDTQKLKHMAMTQPSGLEAGVIRKGAILGALSLYLDFINLFLMLLRIMGDRR; encoded by the coding sequence ATGCAACAATCATATCCGCTTAAAGGTGCACAAACCCAGATTCTTGTAAATGAATTTATACGCAGTGTTTATAATTGGATGGGAATCGGTCTCGCTCTTACAGGTCTTATTGCCTATTATGTTTCAAACGATGCCGGACTCCAAAGCTTGATATTCGGCAATAAGCTTGTATTTTTCGGATTAATAATAGCCGAATTAGCACTGGTTTTTACAATAAGCGCCAGAGTAAACAAGATGAAAGCATCAACGGCAACGGCAATGTTTATAATTTATGCAGCATTAAACGGTGCTACTTTATCTGCTATATTTCTTATATATACTGCTTCATCTATTACATCAACCTTCTTTGTATGCGCTGCGACTTTTTTAGCATGCAGCATATACGGAATGGTAACAAAACGCGATTTGACATCAATGGGCGGATTTATGACCATGGGATTAATAGGCATTATAATTGCGTCTGTTGCCAATTTATTTATAAAAAGCTCCGCCATGAGTATGATTATCAGTTATATCGGAGTAATAGTTTTTGTTGGATTAACTGCATATGATACGCAGAAATTAAAACACATGGCAATGACACAACCTTCCGGACTCGAGGCAGGTGTTATTAGAAAAGGAGCTATATTGGGAGCTCTTTCACTATATTTGGATTTTATAAATCTATTCCTTATGTTGTTAAGAATTATGGGAGACAGGAGGTAG
- a CDS encoding ribonuclease T, whose amino-acid sequence MIKFIKTIVLIVMAFCIASNVCAASPATGTITATQACQAYVSKNKLTNPDNTKLVINKNYPVIEANKAENPSWYRVRVSGANPVERWIPKHCGTFDVQTENSGSSGGQSGTQTNECQTAGLEDSYVLALSWQPAFCETHCDKPECRIEDKKSYQARNFTLHGLWPNKKSCGKDYGFCGEVQNTPGDFCDYPVLQLFSQTRQTLEQVMPSASAGSCLQRHEWFKHGTCQTKWSIDEYYETAIDLTHQFNESGIAYFFTRNTGKNVSEEEFISKVECALGNGTHNRIELKCSNGNLVDVYITLPADITPGQSLGELMGQGESRYKSNCGGSFHIDPIGVQ is encoded by the coding sequence ATGATTAAGTTTATAAAAACAATTGTACTTATTGTAATGGCTTTTTGTATTGCTTCAAATGTTTGCGCCGCTTCTCCGGCCACCGGAACTATTACAGCAACCCAAGCCTGCCAAGCTTATGTTTCAAAAAACAAACTAACCAACCCCGATAACACAAAGCTTGTGATCAACAAAAATTATCCGGTTATTGAGGCCAATAAAGCAGAAAATCCCAGTTGGTACCGGGTGCGTGTTTCCGGTGCGAATCCGGTAGAACGTTGGATTCCAAAGCATTGTGGTACGTTTGATGTCCAAACCGAAAATAGCGGAAGTTCCGGTGGACAAAGTGGTACTCAGACTAATGAATGCCAGACTGCGGGCCTGGAAGATAGTTATGTGCTGGCGTTAAGCTGGCAACCCGCTTTTTGTGAAACGCATTGTGATAAACCTGAATGCCGTATAGAAGATAAAAAATCGTATCAGGCACGTAATTTTACCCTGCACGGTTTGTGGCCTAATAAAAAATCATGCGGTAAAGATTATGGCTTCTGCGGTGAGGTTCAAAACACACCGGGCGATTTTTGCGACTATCCTGTGCTGCAACTTTTTTCTCAAACCCGGCAAACGCTCGAACAAGTTATGCCAAGTGCCTCGGCTGGCTCCTGTTTACAGCGCCATGAGTGGTTTAAGCACGGTACCTGCCAGACTAAATGGTCCATTGATGAATATTACGAAACAGCCATAGATCTGACACATCAATTCAATGAATCGGGCATAGCTTATTTTTTTACCCGCAATACAGGTAAAAATGTCAGCGAAGAAGAGTTTATCAGCAAAGTGGAGTGTGCACTCGGAAACGGCACGCACAACCGCATAGAGTTAAAATGCAGTAATGGAAATCTGGTTGATGTGTACATAACCTTGCCGGCTGATATTACTCCCGGCCAAAGTCTGGGTGAACTAATGGGACAGGGGGAAAGCCGGTATAAATCAAATTGCGGCGGCAGCTTTCATATAGACCCGATAGGCGTTCAATAA